In a genomic window of Novosphingobium sp. KA1:
- a CDS encoding toprim domain-containing protein, whose translation MSALQRIFLSPGGRGLAADMAVPKLSLGRLHDGAVCLSPAGQELGLAEGIETAMSATALLGIPVWATLGSSRLHAVGIPPFVKRLVLLPDNDRAGRLAAEKASLAYSRSDLDVSIEWPPGGFNDWNDVLRRQTGREGRGGR comes from the coding sequence ATGTCGGCCCTGCAGCGCATCTTTCTGTCGCCCGGCGGCAGGGGCCTTGCTGCGGACATGGCCGTTCCAAAGCTCAGTCTGGGACGGCTTCATGATGGCGCGGTCTGCCTCTCGCCCGCCGGACAGGAGCTCGGCCTTGCCGAAGGCATAGAAACGGCGATGTCAGCCACCGCCTTATTGGGCATTCCCGTCTGGGCAACCCTCGGCAGCAGCCGACTTCACGCAGTCGGTATTCCGCCTTTCGTGAAACGTCTCGTCCTTCTCCCCGACAATGACAGGGCCGGTCGTCTCGCGGCGGAAAAGGCTTCTCTCGCATACTCCCGCTCCGACCTTGATGTGAGCATCGAGTGGCCGCCGGGCGGTTTCAACGATTGGAATGATGTCTTGAGGCGCCAGACAGGCAGGGAGGGAAGAGGGGGGAGGTGA